One region of Anticarsia gemmatalis isolate Benzon Research Colony breed Stoneville strain chromosome 2, ilAntGemm2 primary, whole genome shotgun sequence genomic DNA includes:
- the LOC142982681 gene encoding uncharacterized protein LOC142982681 — MTATAPELSKSDFFDFVTSNEVTDAQYKQQMRSVNVFMESPDSRSNPLLSEEPKEQNNNSLLSVTSAQVGANASMATATTSTTLQSFDSIWNVDRDRDRLDNAMLEDLNKFYWNQESDINGTHPCTDTAISNKLINNTDGQIYTLTVLNHDMTETSSNRYWGKEEDVSMSSPTDMETHSSLDLESILNMNGFSNDFNQELPKVEGFSYEDGDSESQNPDLTTSDLVKVEPYSYEESEFQASDKKDESSLSPSIITTPALLDSQVEFNNNNNDWKITNQNPESNESLLRSALQGKAFIRYSTIQKNPVAKVDVNSEVKRVITINNNKPDVPSMYQDSKDMAETELLMSISPQNRLNISILLEDPNTTVVSNGENPSSTQSVDDILLSRLDTNYPEDYEKLKRIATELGESMQPFCTVEPIDPTRSVYNIHHVNGELVTMIPAGEVQLNPHLQIVTASPTVTSTKTGSKKYSKRPQSKNPPPTAQAQSGTAIQAATSTSNGVRKERSLHYCSICSKGFKDKYSVNVHVRTHTGEKPFTCSLCGKSFRQKAHLAKHYQTHIAQKSAAANGAVKPNKQR, encoded by the coding sequence ATGACGGCCACTGCCCCAGAACTGTCAAAGTCGGATTTCTTTGACTTCGTGACGTCGAACGAGGTTACTGATGCCCAGTACAAACAACAGATGCGTTCTGTGAATGTGTTCATGGAATCACCCGACTCGAGGTCAAATCCGCTGCTCTCAGAAGAGCCTAAAGAACAGAACAACAACAGTTTACTAAGTGTCACCAGCGCGCAGGTCGGCGCCAATGCAAGTATGGCCACTGCCACTACGTCTACCACGTTACAGAGTTTTGACTCTATTTGGAACGTGGATCGCGACCGTGATCGCCTAGATAATGCCATGTTAGAGGATctcaacaaattttattggaacCAAGAAAGCGATATCAATGGCACACATCCCTGCACGGACACGgctatttcaaacaaattgaTTAACAACACGGACGGACAAATATATACGCTAACAGTTCTCAATCACGACATGACTGAAACTAGCTCAAACCGGTACTGGGGTAAGGAGGAAGACGTCTCCATGTCAAGTCCTACTGACATGGAGACCCACAGCTccttagaccttgagtccattttaaatatgaatggaTTCTCCAATGATTTTAATCAAGAATTACCAAAAGTAGAAGGTTTTAGTTACGAAGACGGTGATTCAGAAAGCCAAAACCCTGATTTGACTACAAGTGATTTAGTAAAAGTTGAACCTTATAGTTACGAAGAAAGTGAATTTCAAGCAAGTGACAAAAAAGACGAATCTTCTCTTAGTCCATCCATAATCACAACACCTGCGTTATTAGACAGTCAAGTagaattcaataataataataatgattggaAAATCACAAACCAAAATCCAGAATCAAATGAATCGTTACTCAGAAGTGCTTTACAGGGAAAAGCTTTTATTAGATATAGTACTATACAGAAAAATCCAGTAGCAAAGGTCGATGTTAACAGTGAAGTGAAGAGAGTGATCactataaacaataacaaacctGATGTCCCATCCATGTATCAGGACAGCAAAGACATGGCCGAAACAGAGCTATTAATGTCCATCTCTCCGCAAAATCGTTTAAATATTTCGATTCTACTAGAAGACCCCAATACCACAGTAGTGTCAAACGGAGAAAACCCTTCGTCTACGCAGAGTGTTGACGATATTTTATTATCCAGGTTAGATACCAACTATCCCGAAgattatgaaaaattaaaaaggaTAGCTACTGAACTCGGAGAGTCAATGCAACCCTTTTGTACCGTAGAACCTATTGACCCCACGCGTAGTGTGTACAACATACATCACGTAAACGGCGAACTGGTGACTATGATCCCCGCCGGGGAAGTTCAATTGAATCCCCATTTACAAATAGTGACCGCATCACCGACCGTGACGAGCACAAAAACtggaagtaaaaaatattccaaaagaCCACAAAGTAAGAATCCGCCGCCGACGGCGCAAGCGCAGTCGGGTACAGCCATTCAAGCGGCCACGTCCACGTCGAACGGTGTGAGGAAGGAGAGATCACTTCACTACTGTTCGATCTGTTCGAAGGGATTCAAGGACAAGTACTCAGTGAACGTGCACGTGAGGACGCACACGGGCGAGAAACCGTTCACGTGTTCGCTGTGCGGCAAGAGCTTCCGGCAGAAGGCGCACCTCGCGAAGCACTACCAGACGCACATCGCGCAGAAGAGTGCTGCCGCTAACGGTGCCGTCAAGCCCAACAAGCAGAGGTAA